One window from the genome of Salvia miltiorrhiza cultivar Shanhuang (shh) chromosome 7, IMPLAD_Smil_shh, whole genome shotgun sequence encodes:
- the LOC130994266 gene encoding uncharacterized protein LOC130994266, with product MWKIWDGRNSTVFDSTRFEPRAILAFVKSFFSEIDGNFSTLGNSRNTWSDYVITRNIGVSTRPAPLPRMVEVHWWPPVNHWIKVNTDGSALGAPGAIAASGVFRDKWSVVRGCFHIKGGVGFAFEAELLAVITAINLAHDRNWLHLWIEADSMYVVHLLQSKSLDVPWRFMALWKGVIGRLQDFNLMVSHIYREGNRPADIMANGDRNEGWRPFAISEIEHAVATDMYTHSHVRVV from the coding sequence ATGTGGAAAATTTGGGATGGTCGGAATTCGACTGTGTTTGACAGTACTCGGTTTGAGCCTCGCGCGATTCTTGCCTTTGTGAAGTCGTTCTTTAGTGAGATAGATGGCAATTTCAGTACTCTGGGAAATAGCAGAAATACTTGGTCTGACTATGTGATCACTAGAAATATTGGAGTCTCTACGCGTCCGGCTCCTCTTCCTCGTATGGTTGAagttcactggtggcctccaGTGAATCACTGGATTAAAGTCAACACCGACGGCTCGGCTCTGGGTGCTCCAGGCGCCATTGCGGCCAGCGGCGTTTTCAGGGATAAATGGTCTGTTGTGCGGGGTTGTTTTCACATTAAAGGTGGCGTTGGctttgcttttgaagctgagcttTTGGCGGTGATTACTGCTATTAATCTCGCGCATGATCGTAATTGGTTGCACTTGTGGATTGAGGCTGATTCAATGTATGTGGTGCATCTCTTGCAGTCGAAATCTTTAGATGTCCCGTGGCGTTTTATGGCGTTATGGAAAGGTGTTATCGGtcgtcttcaagatttcaaTTTAATGGTCAGCCACATTTATAGAGAGGGCAACAGGCCGGCGGATATTATGGCCAATGGTGATAGGAATGAGGGATGGAGGCCCTTTGCGATTTCTGAAATCGAACATGCTGTGGCTACTGACATGTACACGCATAGTCACGTTCGAGTGGTCTGA
- the LOC130994267 gene encoding leucine-rich repeat extensin-like protein 1 has product MRLIPQLPPEWQGWAASLVPQYIVRTGFGRFVRADFRGFVATISHRYFVFDDPPPPPYDAPPPPTDPFSILPAPPVDEVPYIPEPFVPDKAVAFEPIVPDSAVPESGILQTGTPYMDFDPFHYLTLIPFPSADLPSWEPAPATSPFSLPPLEIIPPIPSPMPCTEYVPFDPYPRVTPLPEPGTLEFQHYMHPILYPPSRDAQEGPSHPFSIDSDDEDPDEETPEMTVGHGQTRPLRRRTTADGVDVWEPIPEPHVCYPMVDTDVEDETEDDGDSEETEPMEDEEIEPSGDMTVDDAGSRVSGDGFGGTGWV; this is encoded by the coding sequence ATGAGGTTGATTCCACAGTTACCACCTGAGTGGCAAGGTTGGGCGGCTTCACTAGTGCCGCAGTATATAGTTAGGACTGGGTTTGGACGTTTTGTGCGTGCagattttaggggttttgtagcGACGATTAGTCACCGTTACTTTGTGTTTGATGATCCCCCACCACCACCTTATGATGCACCCCCTCCTCCGACAGATCCTTTTTCGATCTTACCTGCACCCCCAGTTGATGAGGTTCCGTATATTCCGGAGCCATTCGTGCCTGATAAGGCCGTTGCTTTTGAGCCCATTGTCCCGGATTCTGCTGTTCCGGAGTCGGGCATTCTGCAGACTGGGACGCCATACATGGACTTTGATCCATTTCATTATTTGACATTGATACCTTTTCCCAGTGCTGATCTGCCTTCTTGGGAGCCGGCCCCAGCGACATCACCATTTTCATTGCCTCCTTTAGAGATTATACCACCTATTCCATCTCCGATGCCTTGTACCGAGTATGTGCCTTTCGATCCTTACCCGAGGGTTACTCCTCTACCTGAGCCTGGCACACTTGAGTTTCAGCATTATATGCATCCTATTCTATACCCACCATCCAGAGATGCACAGGAGGGACCGTCTCATCCGTTTTCgattgatagtgatgatgaggaCCCAGACGAGGAGACGCCAGAGATGACAGTGGGGCATGGACAGACCCGACCACTACGGCGTCGGACCACTGCTGATGGAGTTGATGTATGGGAGCCCATTCCCGAGCCACATGTTTGTTATCCGATGGTAGACACAGATGTTGAGGATGAGACAGAGGATGATGGTGATAGTGAGGAGACTGAGCCTATGGAGGATGAGGAGATTGAGCCCAGTGGGGATATGACAGTAGATGATGCGGGAAGTAGAGTATCAGGAGACGGCTTTGGTGGGACTGGATGGGTTTGA